The Helicobacter fennelliae nucleotide sequence CATGCACTTCAAGCCCGATGATGGTTTCAAACGATGAGTTTTGGGTAGTCATTTTTGCTCCTTTTTTGGTTTTTGTGATGACTTTGTGGGTGTTTTTGCTGTTTTGGCAAGCGATTGGCTAGAATCTTGTTTTGATTTCGCGCTTTTTGCTTCAGCAGTGATGATAGCAAAGGTTAAGTTATTGATTTCTGTGTGTTGCTTGATGTAAGCATTAAGCGTGGCAAGATCAAGATTTTGGATTTGTTGGAGCTGGGTAGCATTAAAATCTAGTGGCAAACCATTGTAATAGAATATAAATTTTGCCCCTAATCGTTGCGATAATGTCTCATTACGCAAAGGTTCGCTACCAAGCAAAAAGCTTTTTGCTGCGTCAAGTTCTTTTTGGGTTACGCCATTTTTGACAAAATCTGCAATCACTTCTTTGACAACTTTGATCGCTTCATCTTGAGATTCTAGCTTTGTTTGGAGATAGCCACTTGCGTAAGAGACAAGAGGGCGCGTGGTAAAGCTGATATATGCAGAATACGCCAAACCTCGCTTCACACGCACTTCTTCCATAAGGCGAGAGCCAAAACCGCTAGAGCCAAGTATAAAACTTGCGACTTTGGCAAGGTAGCTCTCTTTTGCCAAATCATTGACAATCAATGGTGAGCCAAAATAAATATAGGCTTGCTTTGTTGGTGCGTGCTTAATCATCGTGCTTGGGGTAGGATTAATCGTAAAATGGAGACGATCATATTGTGTGCCATTTGGGAGTTGCTCTAGGATTTTGGATAGTTTTTTGAGCGTAGATGAGACATCAATATCTCCGCCAACGACAATAATCAATCGCTTGAGTTGCAGGGCTTGATTGATTGAGTTTTTTATATCATCAAGCGTGTAGCTTTGGATTTGCTCTGGAGTGCCAAGCTTTGGGTATGCAAGAGGTGTGAGCGCAAAAAGCTTAGAATCTAAAAGCTCATCAGCGAGATAATCAAAATCATCTTGATTATTGAGGATTTGTGAGATGATCGCAGTTTTGGATTTTTGGAGGGCTTGAGTGGTGAGGTTTGGATCTGTGAGGAGATCGCCTAGCATTTGGATAGCTCTAGATTCTTCTTCTTTGAGATAATCAAGCTGAAAAGAAAGTGTTTCATTGCCACCTGAAACATACAAAGAGATTGCTTTTTGCTCTAATGCTTTTGCAAATTCTACGCTTCCTAATGTTTTTGTGCCTTCATTGAGGAGTTGATTACGTAATGCGCTAAGTCCTAGATTCTGGCTAGAATTTAGTGTGCCACCACCTTGAAAGACAAGCTGAATATGCCCGATTGGGATAATCCCTGATTGCTCATAAATAACAGGAATGGAAATGGTGTTGATTGTTATTTCTTGTAATCCACTTGTATGCTTTGCCATAAGTGCTCCTATCATCAAAAATAAAGTCCAAATAATTCTCATCTAAGCCTCCGATACTCTCTCTTTAAGTCTTAACCTCTTAAAACCTCTCTAAAATCTCATACGCTGTATTGCGTTTTGCGGGGAGTTCATCTATATCTTTGATAAGCGTAATCATTTCAGCTTGATTCATAGAATTTCTCGCACCTGCGGCTGCTACGACATTTTCTTCCATCATCGTGCTTCCTAAGTCATTCGCACCAAAAAGCAATGCCAACTGCCCGATATGGCTTCCTTGCGTAACCCAGCTACTTTGGATATTTGGGATATTATCAAGATAAAGCCTCGAGCAAGCCAAAAGCCGTAAATAGCGATTAGAGCTTGCTTTGTGGAGATGAGGGAATTCTTTTTGCAAGGGCGTATTATCAGGCTGAAAGCTCCATAAGATAAATGCGCGAAAGCCATGTGTTTCATCTTGTAAATCGCGGATTCTGCGCCAATGCTCAATCACATCTTCATCATTATCCACGCTTCCAAACATCATTGTTGCGGTAGATTTTATATCGAGTTTGTGGGCTTGTCTATGCACTTCTATCCATTCATCAGAATCTAGCTTGCGTGGGGCGATAATATCGCGCACCCTATCGCTTAAAATCTCCGCCCCAGCGCCAGGAATTGAGCTAAGCCCTGCTTTTTTGAGGCGCGCCAATACTTCAGGAATGCTTAAATGCGAAACTTTGGCGATGTAGTTAATCTCGATTGCTGAGAATCCATGGATTGTGATTTGTGGGTATTTTTTGGCGATATGGCTGACTAAGTCTTCGTAATAATCGATTTTGAGCTTTGGATGCACGCCACCTTGAAACAGAATCTGCGTGCCACCGATTGCTAATAATTCATCAATTTTTCTATCGATTTCTTCAAAGCTTAAAATATACTCGCCTTTCT carries:
- a CDS encoding M16 family metallopeptidase, translated to MAKHTSGLQEITINTISIPVIYEQSGIIPIGHIQLVFQGGGTLNSSQNLGLSALRNQLLNEGTKTLGSVEFAKALEQKAISLYVSGGNETLSFQLDYLKEEESRAIQMLGDLLTDPNLTTQALQKSKTAIISQILNNQDDFDYLADELLDSKLFALTPLAYPKLGTPEQIQSYTLDDIKNSINQALQLKRLIIVVGGDIDVSSTLKKLSKILEQLPNGTQYDRLHFTINPTPSTMIKHAPTKQAYIYFGSPLIVNDLAKESYLAKVASFILGSSGFGSRLMEEVRVKRGLAYSAYISFTTRPLVSYASGYLQTKLESQDEAIKVVKEVIADFVKNGVTQKELDAAKSFLLGSEPLRNETLSQRLGAKFIFYYNGLPLDFNATQLQQIQNLDLATLNAYIKQHTEINNLTFAIITAEAKSAKSKQDSSQSLAKTAKTPTKSSQKPKKEQK
- a CDS encoding dehypoxanthine futalosine cyclase, which codes for MKRYSDTEIADLMKNASLRDLGKMATQVKLELHKDKITTFIVDRNINYTNICWVDCKFCAFKRRIGEKGEYILSFEEIDRKIDELLAIGGTQILFQGGVHPKLKIDYYEDLVSHIAKKYPQITIHGFSAIEINYIAKVSHLSIPEVLARLKKAGLSSIPGAGAEILSDRVRDIIAPRKLDSDEWIEVHRQAHKLDIKSTATMMFGSVDNDEDVIEHWRRIRDLQDETHGFRAFILWSFQPDNTPLQKEFPHLHKASSNRYLRLLACSRLYLDNIPNIQSSWVTQGSHIGQLALLFGANDLGSTMMEENVVAAAGARNSMNQAEMITLIKDIDELPAKRNTAYEILERF